The following proteins are co-located in the Aestuariirhabdus haliotis genome:
- the djlA gene encoding co-chaperone DjlA encodes MWVGTIIGAALGFFWGGPFGAILLGLIGHWIDRSNQWRVMRGGRAGGDFARVGSVSAQTAFFNATFKVMGKLAKADGRVSESEIQLATALMDHMRLTDEQRQEAIRLFNEGKRDGADISAELAALRASGGGSSLIQMFIELQLQAAYADGAMSDAELTVLMAACDALGLTRFGFELIHQRFQAQRAFHSRSQRQAGAERPNQEQEVRNAYAVLGVQSSVSDSELKRAYRKLMNQHHPDKLVAKGLPKEMMEVAKEKAQEIQAAYEVLKSHRKGNR; translated from the coding sequence ATGTGGGTTGGAACCATCATTGGTGCAGCGTTGGGTTTTTTCTGGGGAGGGCCTTTTGGTGCTATTTTGCTGGGGTTGATCGGACACTGGATTGACAGAAGCAATCAGTGGCGTGTGATGCGAGGCGGGCGAGCCGGTGGTGATTTTGCTCGGGTTGGCAGTGTCTCGGCGCAAACAGCTTTCTTTAACGCCACCTTCAAGGTGATGGGTAAGCTGGCCAAAGCTGATGGGCGGGTGTCAGAAAGTGAGATTCAGCTTGCCACAGCTCTGATGGACCATATGCGACTAACCGATGAACAGCGTCAGGAGGCCATTCGCCTGTTCAATGAAGGCAAGCGAGATGGTGCCGATATCTCCGCCGAGCTGGCAGCGCTAAGGGCCAGTGGTGGTGGCAGTAGCCTGATCCAGATGTTTATCGAGCTGCAATTGCAAGCCGCTTATGCCGATGGGGCGATGAGTGATGCAGAACTGACCGTCCTGATGGCCGCGTGCGATGCCCTGGGGTTGACCCGCTTTGGTTTCGAGTTGATTCATCAGCGTTTTCAGGCCCAGCGAGCCTTTCATTCCCGTTCCCAGCGACAAGCAGGTGCCGAGCGACCGAACCAGGAGCAAGAGGTACGAAATGCCTACGCAGTATTGGGGGTGCAAAGCAGTGTCAGCGATAGCGAGCTCAAACGGGCCTATCGCAAGCTTATGAACCAGCATCATCCCGATAAACTGGTGGCTAAGGGGCTGCCTAAAGAGATGATGGAAGTGGCTAAAGAGAAAGCGCAGGAGATTCAGGCGGCCTACGAAGTCCTTAAAAGCCACCGTAAGGGAAATCGGTAA
- the murU gene encoding N-acetylmuramate alpha-1-phosphate uridylyltransferase MurU gives MRAMILAAGLGKRMRPLTLATPKPLIPVLGKPLIEYHLERLAAEGCTRVVINHAWLGEQLETHLGSGARWGLQITYSPEDEPLETGGGVFNALPLLGSDPFLLINGDVWTDFPLGRLCGDIDQLAHLVLVDNPEHHPEGDFALQGSTVEPCGDQCLTFSGVSIIHPELFAGASPGKFALAPLLRQAMGQGKVSGEYYSGHWSDVGTIERLQQLEAHLRMGTRVGEK, from the coding sequence ATGAGAGCGATGATTCTCGCTGCGGGTTTGGGTAAGCGTATGCGTCCGTTAACCCTCGCTACCCCTAAACCCCTGATCCCAGTCTTGGGTAAACCCCTTATTGAATATCACCTTGAGCGTTTGGCCGCCGAAGGTTGTACCCGGGTGGTAATCAATCATGCCTGGTTGGGGGAGCAGCTCGAAACGCATTTGGGCTCGGGTGCTCGATGGGGATTACAGATTACCTATTCTCCAGAGGATGAGCCTTTGGAAACCGGTGGCGGGGTGTTCAATGCCTTGCCGTTGCTGGGATCGGACCCCTTTCTGTTAATCAATGGCGATGTCTGGACAGATTTTCCGCTCGGTCGTTTGTGCGGTGATATTGACCAGCTTGCGCATCTGGTGCTTGTGGATAACCCGGAACATCACCCCGAGGGCGATTTTGCCTTGCAGGGTTCCACTGTAGAGCCCTGCGGAGATCAATGCCTTACTTTTAGCGGTGTCAGCATTATTCACCCTGAACTGTTTGCCGGCGCCAGTCCGGGTAAATTTGCGCTGGCACCGTTGCTGCGTCAGGCTATGGGACAGGGTAAGGTAAGCGGCGAGTATTATTCGGGCCATTGGAGCGATGTTGGCACTATAGAACGCTTGCAGCAATTGGAGGCGCATTTACGTATGGGTACAAGGGTTGGGGAGAAGTAA
- a CDS encoding LPS-assembly protein LptD — protein MAVSNIPFKLRFPLIVGAGLLISTGTTADASGSDGRWRCFPDSSKNWVCEPLGASPGQAVPNTPIGATASPATSSAAQTASAQSPQLRLNLDWVPVAQLNEEQREGLPASCGGRYIEPERVGKDFKGDINQAPIHAESDTSDYKAGEKATFTGNVIVRQGYREVRSDKARLFEQTEMGEFEGNVIMREPNLLVVSDKTRLQTQSGRMDAEGVNFAMHDAHSRGQAQQFVRREDGIIEMTDASYTTCAPNDNSWVLTGSEVSISDETGFGSATHAVLRVKDVPVFYTPYIHFPIDDRRQSGFLYPELGYSSESGTDIIAPYYLNLAPNYDATITPRLQTKRGVSLESEFRYLTESSEGEIGGSFLPSDNLKDENRNYDENRWLVNLEHEHQITSRWDATLDFANASDKDYLQDFGTSLEVESTDNLNQQFETRYRGGDDDLYWSLLANAQAFKNMRQDKDDPYEKLPQIEFQGGWNANQQLSFSWLADATYFTRDDDWKYIGKVPEANRNSFDQRYDVERSIYEEGTDEITNANGTRVYLETGSSYRWQWPFAYIEPTVKAKTLHYKLSNLDRAAFDDPNTNPGGRKYDTSPSTSTPMFSLDSGLYFDRASSYFGSSFTHTLEPRLFYLYVPEQDDQEQNPLFDTGEYNFSYDSLWREDRFSGRDRLADANQVSLGITTRLLNDSGFETLRFAIGQTYYFEDREVLVDPYYGKDQSEDGADSNLSQGREWTLDEAEASSSPIASELVWNFSRASSIRQEWVYNTDQSWNQDYLFAYRYNPDPARMLDVAYRYEKRPDRTVKDDDGNAIAGQFDDGSISQSDISAIWPIYGNWSFLGRWNHDLTNNESLEVMAGTEYDSCCYKVRFLFRQSLSGSTDDIENANTENAFVLQFVLKGLGGFGTNTRFLEGIKGYEEYDKSSGVK, from the coding sequence ATGGCAGTATCTAACATCCCCTTTAAACTGCGCTTTCCTTTAATCGTTGGCGCCGGCTTATTGATTTCGACAGGCACCACCGCCGACGCCTCGGGCAGTGATGGCCGCTGGCGCTGTTTTCCTGACAGTTCAAAAAACTGGGTGTGTGAACCCCTGGGAGCTTCCCCCGGCCAAGCCGTGCCAAATACGCCGATTGGCGCTACAGCCTCACCGGCCACCTCATCAGCAGCCCAAACAGCCAGCGCTCAATCTCCTCAGTTACGGTTAAATCTTGATTGGGTGCCCGTCGCCCAGCTGAACGAAGAGCAACGCGAAGGCTTGCCCGCCAGCTGCGGTGGTCGATATATAGAGCCGGAACGTGTCGGTAAGGATTTTAAAGGCGACATTAACCAAGCCCCCATCCATGCAGAATCCGACACATCCGACTACAAGGCAGGTGAAAAAGCGACCTTCACAGGCAATGTGATCGTTCGTCAGGGCTATCGCGAAGTGCGCAGTGATAAGGCCCGCCTATTCGAACAAACCGAAATGGGTGAGTTCGAAGGCAATGTCATCATGCGTGAGCCCAACCTGCTCGTTGTCAGCGATAAAACCCGACTACAAACCCAAAGTGGTCGCATGGATGCCGAAGGCGTTAACTTCGCCATGCACGATGCGCACAGCCGCGGACAGGCACAGCAGTTTGTGCGCCGCGAAGATGGCATTATCGAAATGACCGATGCCAGCTACACTACCTGTGCACCCAACGATAACAGTTGGGTACTGACCGGTAGCGAAGTCAGCATCAGCGATGAGACCGGCTTCGGTAGCGCCACCCACGCGGTGCTGCGAGTCAAAGATGTTCCGGTGTTTTACACGCCTTATATCCACTTCCCGATCGATGATCGACGCCAGTCAGGCTTCCTCTACCCTGAACTGGGTTACAGCAGCGAAAGCGGCACCGACATCATCGCGCCCTATTACCTGAACCTGGCACCCAATTACGATGCCACCATCACCCCCCGCTTGCAGACCAAGCGAGGGGTATCGCTCGAGTCGGAATTCCGCTACCTCACCGAGAGTAGCGAGGGAGAGATCGGCGGATCCTTCCTGCCAAGTGATAACCTCAAAGACGAAAACCGTAATTACGATGAAAATCGCTGGCTGGTCAATCTGGAGCATGAGCACCAGATCACTTCCCGTTGGGACGCGACCCTGGATTTTGCCAACGCCAGCGATAAAGATTATTTACAGGACTTCGGCACATCGCTGGAAGTCGAATCAACCGACAATCTCAACCAACAGTTTGAAACCCGCTATCGTGGTGGTGATGATGACCTCTATTGGTCACTGCTCGCCAATGCCCAAGCGTTCAAGAACATGCGCCAGGACAAGGATGATCCTTACGAGAAACTGCCTCAGATAGAATTCCAGGGCGGCTGGAATGCTAACCAACAACTCAGCTTCAGTTGGCTGGCCGACGCCACCTACTTCACTCGTGACGACGACTGGAAATATATTGGTAAAGTGCCTGAAGCTAACAGGAACTCATTTGATCAGCGCTACGATGTCGAGCGTAGCATCTATGAAGAAGGTACCGATGAGATCACCAACGCCAACGGCACTCGAGTCTACCTCGAAACCGGCAGCAGCTATCGCTGGCAATGGCCTTTTGCGTACATAGAACCCACGGTCAAAGCCAAGACTCTGCACTATAAATTATCCAACCTGGATCGAGCAGCCTTCGATGATCCGAACACCAATCCTGGCGGGCGCAAATACGACACATCACCGTCCACCAGCACACCGATGTTCAGCCTCGACAGTGGACTCTATTTTGATCGTGCCAGCAGCTATTTCGGTAGCAGCTTTACCCACACTCTGGAGCCACGCCTGTTCTACCTGTACGTCCCTGAACAGGACGATCAGGAACAGAATCCGCTGTTCGATACCGGCGAATACAATTTCAGCTACGACTCCCTATGGCGTGAAGATCGCTTCAGCGGCCGTGACCGACTGGCGGATGCCAACCAGGTGTCGCTGGGCATCACCACCCGCTTACTGAACGATAGCGGCTTTGAAACCCTGCGCTTTGCGATTGGTCAAACCTACTACTTTGAAGATCGTGAAGTACTGGTCGATCCGTATTACGGGAAAGACCAGAGCGAAGACGGTGCCGACAGTAACCTCAGCCAGGGCCGCGAATGGACTCTGGATGAAGCCGAAGCGTCCAGCTCACCTATCGCGTCTGAACTCGTCTGGAACTTCAGCCGTGCCAGCAGTATTCGCCAGGAGTGGGTCTACAACACCGACCAGAGCTGGAACCAGGACTATCTCTTCGCTTACCGCTACAATCCCGACCCGGCACGCATGCTGGATGTTGCTTACCGCTACGAAAAACGCCCGGATAGAACCGTTAAGGACGATGACGGTAACGCCATTGCGGGACAGTTCGATGATGGCAGCATCTCCCAGTCGGATATCTCGGCTATTTGGCCCATTTACGGTAACTGGAGCTTTTTGGGGCGCTGGAACCATGACCTGACCAACAACGAAAGCCTTGAAGTGATGGCAGGAACCGAATACGACAGTTGCTGTTACAAAGTACGCTTCCTGTTCCGCCAGTCACTGAGCGGCAGCACTGACGACATTGAGAATGCCAACACCGAGAATGCCTTTGTATTACAATTCGTGCTCAAGGGACTGGGAGGCTTTGGAACCAACACCCGCTTCCTGGAAGGCATTAAAGGCTATGAAGAATACGACAAGAGTAGTGGTGTGAAATGA
- a CDS encoding peptidylprolyl isomerase — translation MRTIALGATLTLSSLTAHAQIEPLDRIAAIVNDDVVMYSELEQRISSVENQIRSRNGVMPPREILQSQVMERLIMESIQLQIGERSGIRIDDQTLNNTMQSIAKRNNMNLVEFKAAIEADGASYAEAREQVRRDLTINRIRQARVNDRIRISDQEVRNFELSEEGQYELSADYRLSHILIPLPDAASPEQIAQAKQTAGKLYQELLAGAEFEKMAITYSRGQSALDGGDLGWRKADQMPSLFASQITSLNVGEIARPIRSASGYHIVRLADKRGDNKMMQRQYDVRHILIKPNEIRRDEDARILLVQLYDRIADGESFEELARAHSDDTGSALEGGRLEWVNPNDLVSEFQQVMKSMPHGEVSQPFKTQYGWHILEVLGERNQDMSLAVKENRIRNILHNRKFNEEVELWLREIRDDTYVELKI, via the coding sequence ATGCGAACAATTGCCTTAGGCGCAACCCTGACCCTTTCGAGCTTAACCGCTCATGCCCAGATCGAACCGTTAGACCGCATCGCTGCGATCGTGAACGATGATGTGGTGATGTACTCTGAACTTGAGCAACGTATCTCGAGCGTTGAAAACCAGATTCGTAGCCGCAATGGTGTTATGCCACCACGGGAGATCCTGCAGAGTCAGGTGATGGAACGCCTGATTATGGAGAGCATTCAACTCCAGATCGGTGAACGTTCCGGTATTCGCATCGACGACCAAACCCTGAACAACACCATGCAGAGTATTGCCAAGCGCAATAATATGAATCTGGTTGAATTCAAGGCGGCCATTGAAGCGGATGGCGCCTCCTATGCTGAGGCTCGTGAGCAAGTGCGTCGGGACCTGACCATCAACCGCATTCGCCAGGCGCGGGTGAATGATCGCATTCGTATCTCCGACCAGGAAGTACGCAACTTTGAGCTTTCGGAAGAGGGTCAATATGAATTATCCGCGGATTATCGCTTGTCTCATATTCTGATCCCCTTACCCGATGCGGCCTCTCCCGAGCAGATTGCACAGGCCAAGCAGACCGCAGGCAAGCTTTATCAGGAGCTGCTGGCCGGGGCCGAGTTTGAAAAGATGGCAATTACCTATTCTCGGGGCCAGTCGGCCCTCGATGGTGGCGATCTCGGCTGGCGAAAAGCCGATCAGATGCCCAGCCTCTTCGCGTCCCAGATCACCTCATTGAACGTCGGTGAGATTGCTCGCCCTATCCGCAGCGCCAGTGGCTACCATATTGTACGCTTGGCCGATAAACGGGGTGATAACAAGATGATGCAGCGCCAGTACGATGTCCGCCACATTCTGATCAAACCTAACGAGATCCGCCGCGACGAGGACGCCAGAATACTCCTGGTTCAGCTTTATGATCGCATTGCCGATGGCGAATCCTTTGAAGAACTGGCTCGGGCTCACTCTGACGATACCGGTTCTGCACTCGAAGGCGGGCGTCTGGAATGGGTGAACCCCAACGACCTGGTGTCGGAATTCCAACAAGTCATGAAATCAATGCCCCACGGGGAAGTGAGCCAACCCTTCAAAACCCAGTATGGCTGGCACATTCTTGAAGTACTGGGCGAGCGTAACCAGGATATGAGCCTGGCTGTTAAGGAAAACCGTATTCGTAATATCCTGCACAACCGTAAATTCAACGAAGAGGTTGAGCTGTGGTTGCGGGAGATTCGCGACGACACCTACGTCGAGCTCAAAATCTAA
- the pdxA gene encoding 4-hydroxythreonine-4-phosphate dehydrogenase PdxA, which produces MPAPIVITSGEPAGIGPELCVQLAQQALDTPFTVIGDPQLLRQRAEQLQLPLALHEIGEKDLTSGQGLPPHQPGEINLISTPLASQSVSGQLDTANARYVLNTLDIAIQGCLKGHFSAMVTAPVHKGVINDAGIAFSGHTEYLAEQTQTPMVVMMLATEGLRVALVTTHLPLREVADQITPDRLRRVIRILHQDLIHKFGLAEPRILVCGLNPHAGEGGHLGREEIEVIEPVLDQLREESMQLIGPLPADSLFTEHHLDDADAALAMFHDQGLPVLKHKGFGKAVNITLGLPIIRTSVDHGTALDLAGTGKADLGSLLTAFRYAQQMSAAQSRPSD; this is translated from the coding sequence ATGCCTGCCCCTATTGTCATCACCAGTGGTGAGCCTGCGGGTATCGGCCCGGAACTCTGCGTACAACTGGCGCAACAGGCCCTGGATACCCCATTTACCGTTATCGGTGACCCTCAATTGCTACGGCAAAGAGCCGAGCAACTTCAACTTCCGTTAGCCCTTCACGAAATAGGCGAGAAGGACCTGACTTCCGGGCAGGGTCTGCCCCCCCATCAGCCTGGAGAGATAAACCTGATCTCCACCCCGCTCGCCTCCCAAAGCGTATCCGGCCAGCTGGACACCGCTAACGCACGCTATGTCCTCAACACCCTGGATATTGCAATACAAGGCTGCCTCAAGGGTCATTTCTCCGCCATGGTCACCGCCCCCGTGCATAAGGGCGTTATTAACGATGCCGGCATAGCATTTAGCGGGCACACCGAGTACCTCGCCGAACAAACCCAGACGCCCATGGTGGTAATGATGTTGGCAACCGAAGGGCTTCGAGTCGCATTGGTGACCACTCACCTGCCCCTTCGAGAGGTCGCTGACCAGATCACCCCGGATCGATTGCGCCGGGTGATCCGCATATTGCACCAGGATCTGATTCACAAGTTCGGCCTGGCCGAGCCTCGCATACTGGTGTGCGGACTTAACCCTCACGCAGGTGAAGGTGGCCATCTTGGGCGAGAAGAGATCGAAGTCATCGAACCCGTACTGGATCAATTGCGCGAAGAATCAATGCAGTTGATCGGTCCCTTACCAGCCGATTCACTGTTCACCGAACACCATCTGGATGACGCCGATGCAGCCCTGGCGATGTTCCACGACCAGGGACTTCCCGTACTCAAACACAAAGGGTTCGGGAAAGCGGTGAATATTACTCTCGGTTTACCTATAATCCGCACGTCTGTGGATCATGGTACCGCCCTGGATCTTGCCGGAACCGGCAAGGCCGACCTGGGTAGCCTGTTAACCGCCTTTCGTTACGCCCAACAGATGAGTGCCGCACAAAGCCGCCCATCCGACTGA
- the rsmA gene encoding 16S rRNA (adenine(1518)-N(6)/adenine(1519)-N(6))-dimethyltransferase RsmA has protein sequence MSQKSPFEHRARKRFGQNFLHDAGVINRIIRAIAPKSSDHLVEIGPGQGALTRDLVDSGARLDVVELDQDLVPLLLANFSLKDNFHLHQGDALRFDFSQLQQQGEKLRVIGNLPYNISTPLMFHLLSYQDLIEDMHFMLQKEVVDRLAAGPGDKHYGRLGIMVQYYCQVDSLFPVGSGAFNPAPKVESAIVRLRPYKERPHMAQDVKQLETVVRTAFTQRRKTLRNALKSLITADSIESLGIDAASRPERITLAEFVAISDHISNNPTEP, from the coding sequence ATGTCGCAAAAATCGCCGTTTGAGCATCGCGCTCGCAAACGTTTCGGCCAGAATTTCCTCCACGACGCTGGAGTAATCAACCGAATCATACGCGCCATTGCGCCCAAATCCAGCGACCACCTGGTTGAAATCGGCCCAGGTCAAGGCGCCTTAACCCGTGACCTGGTCGACTCCGGTGCTCGCCTTGACGTGGTAGAGTTGGATCAGGATCTGGTACCCCTATTGCTGGCCAATTTCTCACTGAAAGACAACTTTCACCTTCACCAGGGTGATGCGCTGCGCTTTGACTTCAGCCAACTGCAACAACAGGGTGAGAAACTGCGAGTAATCGGTAACCTGCCCTACAACATTTCCACGCCTCTGATGTTTCACCTGTTGAGCTATCAGGATCTCATCGAGGATATGCACTTTATGCTGCAAAAAGAGGTGGTAGATCGCCTCGCAGCAGGCCCTGGTGATAAGCATTATGGCCGCTTAGGTATCATGGTTCAGTATTATTGTCAGGTGGACTCGCTGTTCCCCGTGGGTTCCGGAGCCTTCAATCCGGCCCCCAAGGTGGAATCAGCCATTGTTCGCTTGCGCCCTTACAAGGAAAGACCCCATATGGCACAGGATGTAAAACAGCTGGAAACGGTCGTGAGAACTGCCTTTACCCAGCGCCGAAAAACTCTTAGAAATGCCCTCAAAAGCCTGATCACTGCAGACAGTATTGAGTCTCTGGGTATCGATGCTGCGTCCCGACCGGAGCGTATAACCCTGGCAGAATTCGTGGCCATCAGTGATCACATCAGCAATAACCCCACGGAGCCCTGA
- a CDS encoding symmetrical bis(5'-nucleosyl)-tetraphosphatase, with translation MPTYAIGDIQGCFEQLQDLLALIEFNPKHDRLWVAGDLVNRGPQSLETLRYLRSLGDRCVCVLGNHDLHLLAVAEGIMRNRNQDTLTPILDAPDRDELLQWLRQLPLVHHCPDLGFTMVHAGIPPGWSLKASLNRAAEVESVLRSDNYRKLLKNMYGDEPACWHKNLKGSRRLRVIINYLTRMRFCRQDNTLDLDQKSGANNPPQGFAPWYQHEKRKCADQRIIFGHWAALEGKADHPNVFALDTGCVWGGQLTALTLETGELTSLNCPLPEFR, from the coding sequence ATGCCCACATATGCAATTGGTGACATCCAGGGCTGCTTCGAGCAGTTACAGGATTTGCTGGCGCTGATTGAGTTCAATCCGAAACATGACCGTCTCTGGGTAGCCGGAGATCTGGTCAACAGAGGGCCACAATCCCTCGAAACCCTACGCTATCTTCGCAGTCTCGGTGATCGCTGCGTCTGCGTACTGGGCAACCATGATCTGCACCTGCTGGCCGTTGCCGAAGGCATCATGCGCAATCGCAACCAGGACACCTTAACTCCAATTCTGGACGCTCCCGATCGCGACGAACTACTGCAATGGCTGAGACAATTGCCGCTGGTGCATCATTGCCCTGATCTGGGTTTTACCATGGTACATGCCGGTATTCCGCCGGGTTGGTCGCTGAAGGCATCCTTAAATCGCGCCGCAGAAGTTGAGTCCGTATTGCGCAGCGACAACTACCGGAAGCTGCTGAAAAATATGTACGGTGATGAACCCGCCTGCTGGCACAAAAACCTTAAGGGCTCACGACGCTTGCGGGTGATCATCAACTATCTGACCCGCATGCGTTTCTGCCGGCAGGACAACACCCTGGATCTCGATCAGAAAAGCGGTGCTAACAACCCGCCTCAGGGCTTTGCTCCCTGGTATCAGCACGAAAAGCGTAAATGTGCCGATCAACGCATCATTTTTGGTCATTGGGCCGCGCTGGAAGGCAAAGCCGATCATCCCAATGTATTTGCCCTGGATACCGGTTGCGTCTGGGGCGGACAATTGACCGCCCTGACCCTGGAAACCGGTGAGTTAACGTCGCTCAACTGTCCATTGCCGGAATTTCGTTAG